In the Synechococcales cyanobacterium T60_A2020_003 genome, one interval contains:
- a CDS encoding DUF2288 family protein encodes MEPLREQLSESVDQAEWDWLAPHAGRDALVVVDTALDLVDVGMAIANDDTPTVQHWIAEQLIYKPSVEQLNLWERDRSYRFNALIIQPYVLMQDSVTA; translated from the coding sequence ATGGAACCCTTAAGAGAGCAGCTATCGGAAAGTGTTGATCAGGCCGAGTGGGACTGGCTGGCTCCCCATGCAGGACGCGACGCGCTAGTGGTGGTAGATACCGCGTTGGATCTCGTCGATGTGGGTATGGCGATCGCCAACGATGACACCCCCACCGTCCAACACTGGATTGCAGAGCAGCTCATCTACAAGCCCTCCGTCGAACAGTTGAATCTCTGGGAGCGCGATCGCAGCTATCGCTTTAATGCCCTCATCATTCAGCCCTACGTGTTGATGCAAGATTCTGTGACTGCTTGA
- a CDS encoding alpha/beta fold hydrolase produces the protein MTSVSNRSLPPMSATIPPQIWHWHDLAIAYQAQGESGPAVILIHGFGASWGHWRKTIPELAQHCRVFALDLLGFGASAKPKPGEPFGYSFETWGQQIIDFCREVVKTPAILVGNSIGCIVAMQAAVDAPDQFEGVAMLNCSLRLLHERRRSQLPWYRQVGASAMQQLLGVSWFGRSFFKLIATPKTVRKVLTQAYHHPEAVTDELITMLLTPAADPGAADVFLAFTRYSQGPLPEDLLPLLPCPALVLWGTEDPWEPIELGRSFADFAAVEAFIPLEGAGHCPQDEVPDQVNPILQDWILKQSQNLASTRRAE, from the coding sequence ATGACCTCTGTTTCAAACCGCTCCCTTCCCCCGATGAGTGCCACGATCCCCCCGCAGATTTGGCACTGGCATGATTTGGCGATCGCCTACCAAGCCCAAGGAGAGTCGGGGCCAGCGGTGATTCTGATACATGGGTTTGGGGCATCGTGGGGGCATTGGCGGAAGACCATTCCAGAGTTGGCGCAACATTGCCGTGTGTTTGCTCTGGATTTACTGGGATTTGGGGCATCGGCGAAGCCAAAACCGGGTGAACCCTTTGGTTATTCGTTTGAAACCTGGGGACAGCAGATTATCGACTTCTGCCGAGAGGTGGTGAAAACGCCCGCTATTTTAGTCGGCAACTCCATTGGCTGTATTGTGGCGATGCAGGCGGCGGTGGATGCACCCGATCAGTTTGAAGGCGTTGCGATGCTCAACTGTTCGCTGCGACTACTCCACGAGCGGCGGCGATCGCAACTTCCCTGGTATCGCCAAGTGGGTGCATCGGCCATGCAGCAACTGCTGGGAGTGTCTTGGTTTGGGCGGAGCTTTTTTAAGCTGATTGCCACACCCAAAACGGTGCGGAAGGTCTTGACCCAGGCCTATCATCATCCCGAAGCCGTCACCGATGAGTTAATCACCATGCTCCTTACTCCGGCAGCCGATCCAGGGGCAGCGGACGTGTTTCTTGCCTTTACCCGCTATTCCCAAGGGCCACTGCCCGAAGATTTGTTGCCCCTGTTGCCCTGTCCGGCACTGGTGCTATGGGGGACGGAAGACCCGTGGGAGCCGATTGAACTGGGGCGATCGTTTGCGGATTTTGCTGCGGTCGAGGCGTTCATTCCCCTGGAAGGAGCCGGACATTGCCCCCAGGATGAGGTTCCCGACCAAGTGAACCCAATTTTGCAGGATTGGATTCTCAAGCAGTCACAGAATCTTGCATCAACACGTAGGGCTGAATGA
- a CDS encoding DUF2839 domain-containing protein has protein sequence MGDSKRRKENLGDKYGQEENIYPWLPIKKSQAEQFVQLSTKGAWIGIGLLVLYWITARFIGPSLGWWQITP, from the coding sequence ATGGGTGATTCAAAACGCCGCAAGGAAAACCTCGGAGACAAGTACGGACAGGAAGAAAATATTTATCCCTGGCTACCGATCAAGAAAAGTCAGGCCGAGCAATTTGTGCAGCTCAGTACAAAGGGCGCTTGGATCGGAATTGGCCTGCTAGTGTTGTATTGGATTACGGCTCGGTTCATTGGGCCAAGCCTAGGCTGGTGGCAAATTACGCCTTAA
- a CDS encoding DUF1815 family protein, with amino-acid sequence MFIRLAEQHRHFVRDLVMNLQALAIVLEQRGYLASCYTCGGQMNSASFMVSLGDNHLIRFLVSDYGITWTEMRDDRELMKLEGAEAISQLQDLANLVKYQIQPSERNTAAIARAS; translated from the coding sequence GTGTTTATTAGACTTGCGGAACAGCACCGCCACTTTGTACGAGACCTGGTTATGAACCTTCAGGCTTTGGCCATTGTGTTAGAGCAGCGAGGGTACCTAGCATCGTGTTACACCTGCGGTGGTCAGATGAATAGCGCGTCCTTCATGGTGAGCTTGGGCGACAACCACCTCATTCGCTTTCTGGTCTCGGACTACGGAATTACCTGGACCGAAATGCGCGATGACCGAGAACTGATGAAGCTCGAAGGCGCAGAAGCTATCAGCCAGCTTCAAGATTTAGCTAACCTAGTGAAGTATCAAATTCAGCCCTCTGAGCGGAATACAGCGGCGATCGCCCGCGCATCCTGA